In the genome of Hydractinia symbiolongicarpus strain clone_291-10 chromosome 5, HSymV2.1, whole genome shotgun sequence, one region contains:
- the LOC130645306 gene encoding cilia- and flagella-associated protein 54-like, with the protein MNPVSLALKQELDRFMQSIKGNAADKENFKSINTLFNIWNTYKERISNDVYVEKLLGLGDFLFTNQCYKIASLHCYGRYLEIKYPHFQDMAQTLTENTFLSTLFGNLNDTDEVSKMIRGLLGYASTFALHTILQDISFQNKATVDKTLLMMKLLQMTMQVALKKDAYCWLVYNGSIHIYTLCRKLISVGLSSRVLEYLIWACICMESSVPLMTVKYLSWRSELYAAVCQCYYDLKADVVAEEFAKRGLQKINELQEIQKMSTSLETPEVIFAFTQASLKMNAMVFKRSVFESRRRPKGILRPKIKPHLKDIAQNAWPRTGTERLLAEIFKGRAAQFLAILEALTNSNRRLLQTSLGAPDLDECVQDVYVELFFAGVEVASGGGGIQPQLPGRRGPGIKNIITNLTLLDLASAGSQSISLKSIVRFVKLAYNYENWEAFDTLVGATIKELEKYPNDANFIREIKVLKILLAMASFNTSHVKKKVVVLKSEENNGSQFPKNNKAAHVDDLLVVANLVNKDLADKDAANLIISYHDMLIDVALFLWGKCKTHFARINSPIFENHKSIYQDLLFFKWLQILIITQKAMIQLNLQSIDACAAIEASLKLAMVLECLATAHINADSTLYTDLNSQNVFSAKSEKSIDTNAKKNLLIEHLLNIATYLDVSQNGIDVLDFINRMLTLCLNAVNTARDNSLLTSGRVSDDSLQEACSDNVNNMFDMNLNSFHLELTYHHHRIQMLQQVLQKPLDIPKAKIKQTQQKNKKPSITDSVDVLSKAGKNDLSKALYLMSLVQTKSISNPKEVSALLEETYEHLQKAAIVEDRIRSDNIAKGVVSQYVPPPPILLYRGCTSMILKPAEYTPKGGEQIAWYCLYLRNAAGNNVKVRLSDTQYAGTGEQVPYSSNCLFTVKGLEPNQRYVAAIGAYDKKGKLIGGSIGQTGRPFLAAHPLPLILAYAYLAKVAFQDDGWKVAKLSCSGLWNYFVEVKPSEHSNIKTVNNDFKLQPKRIKMNNLNNSSQIVQRYFVQSVFIMVDIAIKEGCLFCDTLCDQGPVKKGQISRLAQCEKLLVAIELSGWLNDNMLCLQAVVKMYGLLTPIIYWKLPIIPVIKILCDMLGVLKEIHTIFKNKRQTAASESLQHMVACISHYVAQHTAKHKDKSATLHVLEMGNKILNQLVPPDSINAGFGDGSSGAGTKYQQKKQYKRNKPKGILKTLSDFSSAGTSLSIRALEIYNTKLQKEGSPDCDLELTGTEDPVILNAVISALPPSQAYKEVLKFKRRAQFLQNFVTVIAKASYNQSHDDVLEWTKDTMAWLTKRNEIILNKPSSDPRGIVVVAANSEDDRLKKYSAGVVEYGKSIDKNLKKIDHNVGTEIFNENEELQQKIEEKLTEIPPGKVLKSNKSTCTTKVIAVMTSEEKRRKDAAAKIQNLLPEVWKSMQRRKKLRDVSLDELPWRCQMNLITADSYFNSTTHTLKLLEEKLGYPDLRFDESIMDVSWFSLSTSGSIIVSWAGCLKTTESIYQKAVDIGGKTMEHAPEIHIVPSPSRQSLSIKVEKIQSVASRKEAIEVPTQDPLKMFKSNLRRMYLHFRRSLVLSHRGENWVLLQQSCANLLAVTHSLMMKIMLLNSSIDTTTHEIPYHISELRAVICKPFSMAADFLLDLMLEMESIRAEDKETSIYGDIHQNKGGSSLKFNPYFDDSSCIDYCNIKRVITFAIEVLFYDEKWEQLCSIIMRFNALSKDHFSESLHPLLIVSQRYLAGRTKANNTFPKLAPRVIFDQDTGVPTEIQYEAAVTTPIEVGAHIDPEGHNLYKVPEDGLKHSSVPTDTLASFKRLHENMAVKHYSSRMLEQSRKLLLLYLAGQQAGVNNEGKLVKETSRVSFVTSQVKPLSADPDDIATQEYEVLEDVENYPLVDNQLAIVISSYDKTIDILLSRRQKELAGQAMHELGNIMFHMKNYRSAYKWWSSALDCILNEKDAQTTWKKYLGSNDNTVEANKDLLERCGVWGCLLGGVVATKIARYIYFANMDMCSQACEMASALFKAIFCSSLTYPSSNHAYSLFDISDHQSFDQIIPGLNFFSDPYRIHCADLTASVSWLSKFLVKQGFYIPVQPLLTLGQYLANFICKNVASAVGVKLMRIESLCKLHMFSGAVQNFVHILSGTHLPAPDMRTQVQRKWAKLKDSRPLTDPKNVKVLTQLIDFTLNEHHLATYGKALCNHISVCHALLMISIAEIIYERPSTEPVVVVEKEAEKVEVFNIKLTKSQSKINSQKSRDKMADVTVTLNSTETFVSLKELKARLLDSAETRLEEMLAQLEATQQDFEEESSSLFVKCRVLLSRICKEKLLVLSAAKHAYICLQAISNSSTDTQNLRTNLSPSVSLFPTKEKPDNPNTDIDIKMWLYCRELVCSYLLDADDVVGQLAGSNLSVVHLTGTAKENIEYGVTESEMFNDSSMKILFEMNQVKHGLKNGEDTDKILTLLEALAKKIDRLTPLSYPLKQVQIEGKILLADLKALKFADVNTAIKEYAEIEQNVLDNMLIRGYDVNTCTNLPVQPYSNIHCELFDVLLAVKVRHSRSKALFVSSNANLGEGVKDWQMLVQYINDALNTYQVITSKDILVQLEFLVLKGKIQRILFNSEYCTLSDCIETFLDVVYISNSHTRDLSLLRQCYIEMGLTFISMLQRKGLTLSDQVKETEPSTKGKKKSTSSNSKLSKPTASKTKIDKNAQRLAKGAWICIRTAGVIAKAQQKSELLAGEAVITSQVITNMAAENIPAFALEDVMGCAYNPSWNISEQGKVDVESQSMKSVEVTWVHLLNYATNLRRNCNYSSLAISNRDVEVVRIPNHCTTRAIKLASVCQYLMTYLSVYDKECCPILPIEIFSIILASLKSSDREICTPTPLDFDETSKLDINISSIKQFDSDDIVDEVFYKEGATSTDKRPVSGTEKQGDKSDRIHLRNPIHAGEYEIALQWYKPELVESKQAQNIYVVAAFNSKPISGNSTSSSFSQSAVLCQSIIDEIKCVAIHDSLMDILQVAEADMAMQGQLSRSAVVFATVTAAQTVSSKSLASGKKNRVPSSVRSSRSEKDDPLKLKLIRVLSHLKQVFGHTDDTREEPSFESTWENIVCLENMFNPNMGHISRVSEGLFSWFLHLFKKSAV; encoded by the exons ATGAATCCTGTTTCACTTGCATTGAAGCAAGAACTGGATAGATTTATGCAGTCAATAAAAGGAAATGCTGCAGACAAAGAGAATTTTAAAAG TATCAACACATTGTTTAACATATGGAATACATATAAAGAGAGAATCAGTAATGATGTTTACGTAGAAAAGTTATTGGGTttaggagattttctttttacaaaccaG tgCTATAAAATAGCTTCATTGCATTGTTATGGGCGTTATCTTGAAATCAAGTATCCACATTTCCAAGACATGGCTCAAACCTTGacagaaaatacatttttgtcaACTTTGTTTGGGAATTTGAATGATACAGATGAAGTGTCTAAGATG ATCCGTGGGCTGCTTGGATATGCATCAACATTTGCTCTTCACACTATTTTGCAAGATATTTCTTTCCAG AATAAAGCAACTGTTGACAAAACTTTGTTGATGATGAAATTACTACAGATGACAATGCAAGTAGCTTTAAAGAAAGATGCTTACTGCTGGCTTGTGTATAATG GTTCAATTCACATTTACACTCTTTGCCGTAAACTGATAAGTGTTGGGTTGTCTAGTCGCGTCCTGGAATATCTTATATGGGCTTGCATATGCATGGAATCATCAGTTCCTTTAATGACAGTAAAATATCTTAGTTGGAGAAGCGAGCTCTATGCAGCTGTATGCCAATGTTACTATGATTTGAAAGCTGATGTTGTTGCTGAAGAGTTTGCAAAAAGGGGATTGCAAAAG ATTAACGAGCTACAAGAAATTCAAAAGATGAGCACATCACTCGAAACACCTGAAGTTATATTTGCATTTACACAAGCATCCCTCAAAATGAATGCGATGGTATTTAAAAGAAGTGTATTTGAAAGCAGACGTCGACCTAAAGGTATATTAAGACCAAAGATAAAACCACACTTAAAAGATATTGCACAG AATGCTTGGCCTAGGACAGGCACAGAAAGGCTATTGGCAGAAATTTTTAAGGGTCGTGCTGCACAGTTTTTAGCTATTTTAGAAGCACTGACAAATTCAAATCGGCGACTGTTGCAAACAAGCTTAGGTGCACCAGATTTAGATGAATGTGTACAAGATGTCTATGTGGAATTGTTTTTTGCTGGAGTTGAAGTTGCGTCTGGTGGTGGTGGCATCCAACCCCAGCTGCCTGGAAGACGAGGACCTGGCATTAAGAATATTATCACCAATCTTACTCTTCTAGATTTGGCATCAGCTG gaTCTCAAAGTATTTCATTAAAGTCTATAGTTCGCTTTGTGAAGTTAGCTTATAATTACGAAAATTGGGAAGCTTTTGATACATTAGTTGGTGCAACAATAAAAGAGTTAGAAAAATATCCAAATGATGCTAACTTCATCAGGGAAATAAAAGTGCTTAAGATATTGTTAGCTATGGCAAGTTTTAACACTTCACATGTAAAGAAGAAGGTTGTTGTGTTAAAGTCTGAGGAGAATAATGGATCTCAGTTTCCTAAAAATA ataaaGCTGCTCATGTTGATGACTTACTTGTTGTTGCTAATTTGGTAAACAAAGATTTAGCTGATAAAGATGCA gcaaACTTGATCATCTCTTACCATGATATGCTTATTGATGTTGCTCTGTTTCTATGGGGTAAATGTAAAACTCATTTTGCACGCATCAACTCACCTATATTTGAAAATCACAAATCCATCTATCAAGATTTGCTCTTCTTCAAG TGGCTTCAAATATTGATCATTACACAAAAAGCAATGATTCAGTTGAATTTACAAAGCATTGATGCATGTGCTGCCATTGAAGCCAGTTTAAAGTTAGCCATGGTTTTAGAATGTCTTGCTACAGCACACATTAATGCAGATAGTACCTTATATACAGATTTAAATTCTCAGAAT gtgTTTAGTGCAAAATCAGAGAAGTCTATTGACACCAATGCAAAAAAGAATCTTCTCATTGAACATCTCTTGAACATAGCAACATATTTAGATGTTTCACAAAATGGAATTGATGTGCTGGATTTTATAAACAGAATGTTGACTTTATGTTTAAATGCTGTAAATACAGCTCGAGATAACAGTTTATTAACTTCGGGACGTGTTTCTGATGACAGCTTGCAA gagGCATGCAGTGATAATGTCAACAACATGTTTGACATGAATCTGAACTCATTTCATTTGGAATTAACGTACCATCATCATCGTATTCAAATGCTGCAACAAGTACTTCAGA AACCATTGGATATTCCAAAAGCAAAAATTAAACAGACTCAACAAAAAAACAAG AAGCCATCAATTACTGACAGTGTTGATGTTTTGTCAAAAGcaggaaaaaatgatttatccaAAGCATTGTATCTTATGAGTTTGGTGCAAACAAAGAGTATAAGTAATCCTAAAGAAGTTTCTGCTTTATTAGAG gaGACATATGAACATCTTCAAAAAGCAGCTATCGTGGAAGACCGAATAAGATCAGATAATATCGCCAAAGGTGTAGTGTCACAATATGTACCACCACCTCCCATCTTGTTATACAGAGGTTGTACCAGCATGATTTTAAAGCCTGCAGAATATACACCAAAAGGTGGAGAGCAAATTGCTTGGTATTGTTTGTATTTACGCAATGCGGCAGGAAATAATGTGAAAGTGAGGCTTAGTGACACACAGTATGCTGGCACGGGAGAGCAG GTACCGTATAGCAGTAATTGTCTGTTTACTGTAAAAGGTCTGGAACCAAATCAAAGGTATGTTGCTGCTATCGGTGCTTATGATAAAAAGGGAAAACTGATTGGTGGATCAATAGGTCAAACTGGACGACCGTTTCTGGCTGCACACCCATTACCATTGATACTTGCATATGCTTATTTAGCTAAG GTTGCTTTTCAAGATGATGGATGGAAGGTGGCAAAACTATCATGTTCTGGCCTCTGGAATTATTTTGTCGAAGTGAAACCCAGTGAGCATTCAAACattaaaactgtaaacaatgatTTTAAGCTGCAACCTAAAAG AATTAAAATGAACAATTTGAATAACAGTTCTCAGATTGTGCAACGTTATTTTGTCCAAAGTGTTTTCATAATGGTTGATATAGCCATCAAAGAAGGTTGTTTGTTTTGTGACACTTTATGTGACCAAGGTCCAGTTAAAAAAGGACAG ATTTCTCGGCTAGCTCAATGTGAGAAACTATTGGTTGCCATTGAGCTTTCTGGTTGGTTGAATGATAACATGCTGTGTCTACAAGCTGTTGTGAAAATGTATGGTCTTCTTACGCCCATCATATACTGGAAACTACCAATCATTCCAGTAATCAAG ATTCTATGCGACATGCTGGGTGTTCTAAAAGAAATTCAcacaatatttaaaaacaaacgaCAAACAGCTGCCAGTGAATCACTTCAGCATATGGTGGCTTGTATTTCACACTACGTAGCTCAG CATACAGCGAAACACAAGGACAAAAGCGCAACTCTCCATGTATTGGAGATgggtaataaaatattaaatcaaCTGGTACCACCTGACAGCATCAACGCAGGATTTGGAGATGGGAGCTCTGGTGCAG GAACAAAATATCAACAGAAGAAACAGTATAAACGAAACAAACCGAAGGGCATACTTAAAACTCTCAGCGATTTCTCTTCTGCCGGTACTTCATTAAGTATTCGAGCGCTTGAGATTTACAATACCAAGTTGCAGAAAGAAG GTTCTCCAGATTGCGATTTAGAATTGACTGGAACAGAGGATCCTGTCATATTGAATGCTGTCATCTCTGCTCTACCTCCGTCTcaagcatacaaagaag TTCTGAAGTTTAAACGACGAGCTCAGTTCTTGCAGAACTTTGTGACTGTAATAGCTAAAGCTTCTTACAACCAATCACACGACGATGTTTTAGAATGGACAAAAGACACAATGGCATGGTTGACTAA ACGGAATGAGATTATTTTAAACAAGCCGTCTAGCGATCCACGTGGCATCGTTGTAGTTGCAGCCAATTCAGAAGACGATAGATTAAAGAAATATTCAGCTGGTGTTGTGGAATATGGAAAG AGCATTGACAAAAACCTTAAGAAAATCGATCACAATGTGGGAACAGAGATATTTAATGAGAACGAAGAACTTCAGCAAAAAATCGAAGAAAAATTAACGGAAATACCACCCGGAAAG gttttaaaaagtaACAAATCAACCTGTACCACGAAAGTTATTGCTGTTATGACTTCGGAAGAGAAGAGGAGAAAG GATGCTGCCGCGAAAATACAGAATCTTTTACCAGAAGTGTGGAAATCAATGCAACGGAGAAAGAAGTTGCGAGATGTTTCGCTTGATGAGCTGCCCTGGAGATGTCAG ATGAATCTTATTACAGCGGACAGCTACTTCAATTCAACTACACATACGCTGAAATTATTGGAGGAAAAACTTGGTTATCCGGATCTACGATTCGATGAGAG TATCATGGACGTCAGCTGGTTTAGTTTGTCGACGTCTGGAAGTATCATTGTATCGTGGGCTGGATGTTTGAAGACAACAGAAAGCATTTATCAAAAAGCAGTTGATATTGGTGGCAAAACAATGGAGCATGCGCCTGAAATACACATCGTTCCCAGTCCCAGTCGACAGTCACTGAGCATTAAAGTTGAGAAAATACAGAG CGTTGCTTCGAGAAAAGAAGCAATAGAAGTTCCCACACAGGATCCACTTAAGATGTTTAAAAGTAATCTTCGCCGCATGTATTTGCACTTCAGAAGGTCATTG GTTTTATCACATCGCGGTGAAAACTGGGTCCTTCTTCAGCAATCATGTGCCAACCTATTGGCTGTTACCCATTCCCTTATGATGAAAATCATGTTGCTGAATTCAAGCATTGATACTACAACACATGAAATCCCATATCACATCAGTGAACTTCGTGCAGTGATTTGCAAGCCTTTTTCTATGGCAGCTGATTTTCTGCTTGATCTTATGTTGGAAATGGAATCTATTAGAGCAGAG GACAAAGAAACATCTATATATGGTGATATTCACCAAAACAAAGGAGGCAGTAGTCTAAAATTTAATCCATATTTCGATGACAGTTCGTGCATCGATTACTGCAACATAAAACGTGTCATAACGTTTGCGATTGAAGTTCTTTTCTACGATGAAAAATGGGAGCAACTTTGCAGTATTATTATGAGGTTTAACGCCCTGTCGAA AGATCATTTCTCGGAGTCATTGCATCCGTTATTAATCGTGTCACAACGATATTTAGCAGGACGAACAAAAGCAAACAATACTTTTCCAAAACTTGCCCCACGCGTTATCTTTGACCAGGATACTGGCGTGCCAACCGAAATCCAGTACGAAGCCGCTGTGACCACACCCATTGAGGTGGGTGCACACATTGATCCTGAGGGGCACAATCTTTATAAGGTTCCCGAAGATGGATTGAAACATTCTAGTGTTCCAACTGACACACTAGCTTCATTCAAAAGACTGCACGAGAATATGGCTGTAAAACATTATAGCTCTCGGATGTTGGAGCAAAGCcgaaagttgttgttgttgtatttaGCAGGGCAACAAGCAG GAGTCAACAATGAAGGGAAATTGGTAAAAGAGACGTCACGTGTTAGTTTTGTAACTAGTCAAGTAAAACCGCTATCAGCTGATCCTGACGATATCGCAACACAAGAATATGAAGTTTTAGAAGACGTCGAAAATTACCCTTTGGTAGATAATCAGCTAGCTATAGTTATCAGTTCGTATGATAAAACCATTGACATTTTGTTGAGTCGGCGACAGAAAGAATTGGCTGGCCAAGCCATGCATGAGTTGGGAAATATAATGTTCCATATGAAAAACTACAG ATCTGCATATAAATGGTGGTCGTCTGCTCTGGATTGCATTCTGAATGAAAAGGATGCACAAACAACTTGGAAGAAGTATCTAGGTTCCAACGATAATACCGTGGAAGCAAATAAAGATCTGTTGGAAAGGTGTGGTGTGTGGGGGTGCCTGTTGGGTGGCGTGGTAGCTACAAAAATAGCCAG atatatttattttgcaaacatGGACATGTGCAGCCAAGCATGTGAAATGGCATCAGCTCTTTTTAAG gccATCTTTTGTTCGTCGTTGACCTATCCATCATCGAATCATGCGTATTCTTTATTCGACATCTCCGACCATCAATCGTTTGATCAAATCATACCTGGACTTAATTTCTTCTCTGATCCTTATCGGATTCATTGTGCAGATTTAACAGCCAGCGTGTCATGGTTGTCAAAGTTTTTGGTGAAACAAGGCTTCTACATCCCAGTGCAGCCATTATTGACGTTAGGCCAATATTTAGCAAATTTCATCTGCAAGAACGTGGCAAGCGCAGTTGGTGTGAAATTGATGAGGATTGAATCCTTATGCAAGCTTCATATGTTTTCAGGAGCTGTGCAGAACTTTGTTCACATACTAAGCGGTACACATCTACCTGCTCCTGATATGAGGACGCAGGTACAGCGAAAATGGGCTAAATTAAAAGATTCGAGACCGCTCACGGACCCAAAGAATGTAAAAGTTCTAACACAGTTGATTGATTTTACTTTAAATGAGCACCATCTCGCAACATATGGTAAAGCACTTTGCAATCACATCTCTGTATGTCATGCATTACTTATGATATCTATTGCTGAAATCATCTACGAGCGTCCAAGCACAGAACCTGTTGTTGTTGTGGAAAAGGAAGCAGAGAAGGTAGAAGTATTCAATATAAAGCTTACCAAATCTCAAAGCAAAATAAACTCACAGAAATCAAGAGACAAAATGGCAGATGTAACAGTGACATTGAATTCAACAGAAACATTCGTGTCTTTAAAAGAGTTGAAAGCTAGATTACTTGATTCTGCGGAGACACGACTAGAGGAGATGTTGGCACAGTTGGAAGCAACGCAACAAG attttgaaGAAGAGAGTTCATCGTTGTTTGTCAAGTGTCGTGTGTTATTATCAAGAATTTGTAAAGAGAAGCTGCTTGTGCTTTCAGCAGCGAAACATGCGTACATATGTCTTCAAGCTATCAGTAATTCATCCACAGACACACAAAATTTAAG gacaaatctttcgccttcaGTCTCTTTATTTCCGACTAAAGAAAAGCCCGACAACCCGAACACGGATATTGATATCAAGATGTGGTTGTATTGTCGAGAACTTGTTTGTTCGTATCTACTGGATGCGGATGATGTAGTTGGACAGCTCGCTGGATCCAATTTATCTGTGGTTCACCTCACTGGCACGGCGAAAGAAAACATAGAGTATGGCGTAACCGAGTCTGAAATGTTCAATGATTCTAGCATGAAAATCTTGTTTGAAATGAATCAGGTTAAACACGGCTTAAAGAATGGAGAAGATACCGATAAAATTTTGACGTTGTTGGAg GCGCTTGCTAAAAAAATCGATCGACTTACACCGCTATCATATCCACTGAAACAAGTGCAAATTGAAGGCAAGATATTGTTAGCAGACTTAAAAGCCTTGAAATTTGCTGATGTCAACACAGCGATAAAAGAGTATGCTGAAATTGAACAAAATGTACTAGATAAC ATGCTCATTCGTGGTTATGATGTAAATACGTGCACAAACCTTCCCGTGCAACCGTACTCCAACATACACTGTGAGCTCTTTGATGTTCTCCTAGCTGTGAAAGTACGCCACAGTAGATCCAAAGCTTTGTTTGTTTCGTCAAATGCTAATCTCGGCGAGGGCGTCAAAGATTGGCAGATGTTAGTGCAGTATATCAATGACGCTTTGAACACTTACCAAGTCATCACATCGAAAGACATTTTAGTACAGTTGGAATTCCTTGTCTTAAAAG GTAAAATTCAGAGAATTCTATTTAACAGTGAATATTGTACTTTATCTGATTGCATTGAAACATTCCTCGACGTTGTGTACATTTCAAATAGCCATACCCGAGATTTAAG TTTACTCCGCCAGTGCTACATCGAAATGGGTCTGACATTTATTAGCATGCTTCAGAGAAAAGGCTTAACGCTTTCTGATCAAGTAAAGGAGACAGAACCTAGTACAAAGGGAAAGAAGAAGAGCACCTCGAGCAATTCGAAGCTTTCAAAACCTACTGCGAGTAAAACTAAAATCGACAAAAATGCACAACGACTGGCTAAAGGAGCTTGGATATGTATACGTACTGCAGGTGTTATTGCGAAAGCTCAGCAAAAATCTGAGCTTCTCGCTGGCGAAGCTGTTATTACATCTCAGGTTATAACAAACATGGCTGCGGAGAATATCCCTGCTTTCGCGTTAGAAGATGTCATGGGTTGTGCATATAACCCAAGTTGGAACATAAGTGAGCAAGGCAAAGTCGATGTGGAAAGCCAGTCTATGAAATCTGTTGAGGTCACGTGGGTTCATCTTCTTAATTATGCCACAAATTTACGACGCAACTGTAATTATTCCAGTCTGGCTATAAGTAACAGAGATGTGGAAGTTGTACGAATACCGAACCATTGTACCACGCGTGCAATCAAGCTGGCCTCCGTCTGTCAGTATTTGATGACTTACTTAAGCGTGTACGACAAGGAGTGCTGTCCCATATTACCAATAGAGATTTTCTCGATAATTCTTGCTTCACTAAAAAGCTCTGACAGGGAGATTTGCACTCCTACACCTCTTGATTTTGACGAAACTAGCAAATTGGACATCAACATATCCTCGATCAAACAGTTTGACAGTGATGATATTGTTGATGAGGTATTTTACAAAG AGGGTGCTACCAGCACAGACAAACGCCCAGTATCAGGTACGGAAAAACAAGGCGACAAATCCGATCGAATACATCTTCGCAATCCGATACATGCTGGGGAATACGAGATAGCACTTCAGTGGTACAAACCAGAATTAGTAGAGTCTAAGCAAGCTCAAAATATATATGTAGTGGCGGCATTTAACAGTAAACCTATATCTGGAAATTCAACTTCGTCTTCGTTTTCACAATCAGCAGTACTTTGCCAGAGCATTATTGACGAAATAAAGTGCGTCGCCATCCATGACAGTTTGATGGATATTCTACAAGTCGCCGAAGCTGATATGGCAATGCAAG GTCAGCTATCTCGATCTGCTGTTGTGTTTGCGACTGTGACGGCTGCACAAACTGTTTCTTCAAAGAGCCTTGCGTCTGGCAAAAAGAATCGCGTTCCCTCATCAGTGAGGAGCAGTAGATCAGAAAAAGACGACCCCTTAAAACTGAAGCTGATTCGAGTTCTTTCCCATTTGAAGCAGGTGTTTGGACATACGGACGACACCAGAGAG GAACCTTCTTTTGAATCGACGTGGGAGAACATTGTATGTTTGGAAAACATGTTTAATCCCAATATGGGGCATATCTCAAGAGTTAGTGAAGGACTGTTTTCTTGGTTTcttcatttgtttaaaaaatccgCCGTCTGA